The Methyloceanibacter sp. wino2 nucleotide sequence ACCGAGGATTCCGACGACGATATCGCCCAGTAGACCGAATCCGGTCCCCTGAACCAGGAGACCCGCCAGCCAGCCGGCAATGGCGCCTACAACCAAGATGATAATGAGTGCTTCCAGCATTGTTCCCCCCTTTGCTGAAGAATCGTACTCATCGAGACGGCACACCCTATCACATCGCCCGACGCGCTCAGCGCCAATCGACGGGCTGTTAGCAAATCCTATCGCGCCCCGTTCGGAGCCGACGGAACCTTACGGCTTCAGGACCAGCGGAATTACCGTCCGCCCGGGCGGGAAGCCTTCGCCGTCCGATACATCTTCTTCGAAGACTTCGAGGTGGCCGAGTTGCTGGACGGTGACCGTGTACGGAATACTGAAACTGAACGCCCCGGGACCGTCGGCGCCGCCCCCGGTCGTATGGCCGCTTGCCAGCACCGCGCCGTCCCGCGCCAAAAGCTTCCACTGCACATTGCTCTCGAAGGTCCGTGAGCATCCGGTCACGTCGAACCCACTCTCGACGCGCTCACCCGGCTTCGGTCCCGTGGCGATCACGAAGGCCGCCTCGTCAAAGGCGCCGTCCTCGTTAGAGCAGTTGTCGGTCTCCTCGCCTTCGACGAAACTGCCCATCGCAATGGCAGGCACAGCGCCAAGCATCAGGCTCGCACCCAAGACCCCACCCGCAAGCATCATTCGCATTGTGGCATGCGTCATTGCTTCCTCCTCAGGTCGTCACTCTCCACATAGCCCGGGACAAAGCCGTCAGACGGGATCTGCCCCGACATGGACACAATTCGCGACGGGCCCTGGAGTTCCAGCCGGTCCGGCGAAGATTAGGGTCCCGCTCAGGCGGCCAACGTCTGAAGAACAGGCTGTAGCACGCGCAACGCTTCGGCTTGGAGTCCCGGAGATTCACTCTCGCGCGGGCCGGCGATGCAGACGGGCTTACCCGCGAACTGGCTCAGGAAAGCCCGCACCCTGTCGTCTGCCTCTTGCTCTGCGACGCTTACGACGCAGACGGGCCTGCCCAAACTCTTGGCATGGCGCATCGCGCGCTCCGTTCCTTTCGACACCTCGAGCCCGCCCTGCCCGACAAGGACGAGCAGCGCGTCCGCATCCCGCACGTTCCAGTCCGTGCGCTGCTCGGGCTTGTCGGAGGGCGTCTCGCGCAGGTTGGGATAGAGAGCCAACAGTCCCGGCGGCTCGGGCATGTCTTCGGCCCAGCCACCCTTCGGGCACCAGCCGCCATGAGGCGTTCCGGTGGCGATCGCCGCCTCGAGGGCGGCGCGGTCAGGACCCGTCTGCCCCCCGGAGATCACGGTCACCATGGCCGAACCCTCCGCGGGACTTGCAGTTCAGGCCGCTTCGGAACGCGGGGCCGGAGGCTCCGTGCTCTTCGCTCCGGGGCGCAGCATCTTCCAGTTCTTGTAGAAGACAGCATTGGCCCGCTCGACGAGGACGGACACGCCGGCGATGAGCTTGTTGAGAAATGCCGGATGCGCGGTCGGACGCATGATGTCCATGAACACGACGAAGCGGCGCGCGTCGTAGTCGTTGACCGAGCGGTGGATCAGCGTGTCGTCGAAAATGTACAGCGGGTCGTCGCGCCAGAAGTGCTTCTCCCAGCCGCACTGAATATAGACTTGGTCCGTATCGACAGGCGTGAGGTTGTACAGAACGCGCAGCGTCATCCGCAGCGGCCCGTAGTGGAACGAGGTGGATTCTTTGCCTGAAAACACCGAGACGGCGACGGTCTTGACGTATTTGTAGTCCCGCTTCAGCGCCTCGACGGAATGCTCTTTCCGCTTGCCGTACCACTCATAGACATACATGCCGCGGCGGCCGTCTTCGAAAGACTCGTCGATCTCGGTAAGGATCGTATCCTTTTGCTCACGGAAGACATCGAGGACCTGGTCGACCTCTTCACGCCATTCCGGCGGCAGGTCGTCGAGCTTGTAGACGCCCTTGTTGTGATAGGAGAACAGATCGATGAACAGGTTGAGCGGCGACAGCAGCCAGGTGGTGATGCCGTTCCCCAGGAAGTACTTGCGGAACACCATGGCATCGCGGCGCTTGTTGCGCATGACGTCGATCAGACCGCAGCCGAGATAGAAGATCGTCAGCAACGGCAGGAAGACGAGGCCGAGGAACAGCACTACCCCGGCGATCGCAAATCGCCTGATCGCTTTCTTTGTCGCACGCTCCATCGGCACTACCCCCTGGATGAAAACTGCCCGATACGGCCCTCGAATTAAGCCATTCCTGTGACGATGTCCAAGCCTGCCGACAGGCGGATTTTGCCGCGGTGGTGCGGGCGGCCCCTCTTGGGGCTAAAGTGGCGCGCGGCTTGGAAAATCGGCGCGGCCGTATGGCGAAAGAGACGAGGATGTCCTTGAGATTATTGCTGTTGGGCTTCGTCGCCGGGTTCCTGGCGACGCTCCTGTTTCACCAAAGCCTTTGGTACGTCTTCAACCATATTGGCCTCATTCCCTTGAGCCGGCCGGCTTGGCCGACCGATCCGGTGCCGCCGCTCGGGGTCCCCTCCCTGTTGTCCAAGGCCTTCTGGGGCGGCCTCTGGGGCCTGGTGTTTGCGCCGTTCCTGGCGCGCCTCAACGGCCAGGCCTACTGGCTGTCCTGGATCCTTGCCGGGGCCATCGCCCTGCCCTTGGTGGCGTTCTTCGTCGTCCCGGCCGTGAAGGGGCTCGATACGCCGTCCCTGTGGCCACGCTATCTCGTCTCGATGATGCTGAACGCGACGTGGGGCCTCGGCACGGCAGTATTCCTGCGGCTCTTCGGCGCCGGACGCCCCGCTCAAGGTGCCTCGGCGTAACCAGGCACGAGGTCCGGCATCATGTGCTCCCGGGATTCCATACTCCCGGGTTTGCGGCCTATATTACTGCCCATTGCGACTCGGCATAGGTAACGCGGGCCTCACTCTAGCCAAATGACATCCACTCCCAGATGACATCCGCCCCGACAACACAATCGAAGACAGGCTCCTCTTCGGCTGGCAATTCGGCGCAGGGCGCCGTGGCTCACAAGCAGCCGCAGGAGGCTGCAGCCAAGGAGAAGGAGAAGTCGCGCCGCGAAAAGTTGCGGCTGCTCTATCACGGCCACAGCCGGGCGGCCCATCGCTTTCGGTACGGCATCGTCGTCTTCGATCTGATCACCATCGCCTTTATCATCGCGACATCGTTTACGCCCGATGCGCCTTGGATCGAATATCTCGACGTCTGTTTCGGCGTACTCATCCTGATCGAATTCTGCGCCCGCATCTGGGTCAGCCCGCATCCAGCTCGTGAGTTCACTCACTTCGCGACCTGGGCGGATATCGTCGCCATCTTATCGTTCCTGGCGCCGATCGTGGGCGAAGGCCTGGGCTTCCTGCGGGTTCTGCGCACGGTCCGGCTACTGCACACTTATCAACTTCTGTCGAACCTGCGCGTTGATTTCCCCTTCTTCCGCCGCAATGAAGAGACGGTCATTGCCGTCATCAACATCATTGTCTTCCTGTTCATCACGACGGGCCTCGTCTACGAGACGCAGCACTATCGCAATCCGGCGATCGCCAACTACGTCGATGCCCTCTATTTTACGGTGACAACGCTCACGACGACCGGCTTCGGAGACATCACGCTCGAGGGCTCGTTTGGCCGGCTAATCGCCGTCTGCATCATGATCTTCGGGGTGACTCTGTTCTTGCGGCTGCTGCAGACGCTCTTGCGGCCGCAGAAGGTACGCTACCCCTGCCCCGGCTGTGGACTGCAGCGGCACGAAGTCGATGCGGTGCACTGCAAAGCATGCGGAGAGAAGCTCAACATTCCAGACGAAGGACGCTTCTAGCGCCGCGAGCGGTCAGGCTGTCCGCTGCACTTCGCAGCGCCAATGCTCCGCATGCTGTGTAAATGTGGACAGCACGGCATCGAAGGTGGCGTCTTCCGCCTCGGCGCTTCCGCGGGTCGTCTGCACGACTTCGAACACGCCGCGATAGTCGTGATAGCCCTGCAGGTCTTCGTGCCGGGACCAACACAGATCGCCCATCAGGAAGAAGCGGACCCAGGAGAACAGACAGTCTGTCCAATCCTCCAGGTATGATTTCAGCCGCAGGCTCGGGCACGACAACACCGTCGCGCCGCCCTCCTCAGTGATCTTGACCAGTCGGCCGTCGAGGAAGTGGTGTTCCGGAGACTCGATGAATACGAAGCTCATGCGATCGTCATGGGGATAGAGACCCCGCGGATCGAAAAGCCGGAAATCGATGCCATGCAGCCGAACCGCGTCGAGGACGATGTGCTTCGTGTGCCCATCCTTCGCGGCGCGGATCGGGAGTCCGGCTTCACTGGCCCGCGCCAGCAGCGTTTCGGGGTGATCGGTGATATCAGACGACACCAGGATCTCGCCTTGCCGCGTCTCGTCGATCAGTTCGATATTGGGGCGTTTGCAGCGTTGTGCGCGCGGCGGCACATGCTCCTCGCCGACGACCGTCAGATGCGGGCGGTCGGTGGGGCGCAAATAGCCGTCGCTCAAGCGCGCGAGCCGATGCAGACAGTCCAAGAGACGTGCACGCGCTTCCGTGCTCCGGCAATTGCCTTTCCAGACTACGGTGACCGATGACATGATGACGCGACGTCTCCCACAAGGCTCAAATTTGCCGAAATTGCCCGGTTTCGGCATTGGCTAATTGCACCCTGCGATGCCCTGGCACGACAAGCAAGAACGTCCGGCAAATAAGGTTTCCCGCCACTTCACAGGATAGATCGAATGAGCGCGAGACCGTGAACGGCCGGTCAACGCCCCGAATGGGCTGTTTTCCGCTCCAAAGCGCTTGAAACAGGGAGGCTGGCGGGACTAGCTACGCCAATGACAACAACGACGACAGAGACAGTCCATGTGATCGGCGGCGGGCTTGCGGGCAGCGAAGCGGCCTGGCAGCTCGCGAAGGCCGGTGTACCCGTCACCCTCCATGAAATGCGGCCGGAGCGTCAGACCGACGCCCACAAGACGGACGGGCTGGCCGAGCTCGTGTGCTCGAACTCCTTCCGCTCCGACGATTTCGAGGCGAACGCCGTCGGGCTCCTGCATGAGGAGATGCGCCGGTCCGGCTCCATCGTCATGGCCTCGGCGGACGCCCACAAGCTGCCGGCCGGCGGTGCGCTCGCTGTCGACCGCGACGGATTCTCGGCGGCCGTCACCGAGGCACTGGAAACCCATCCCCTCGTACAAATCGCGCGCGGCGAGATTGGCGGACTGCCGCCCGAAGCGTGGCGCAGCGTGATCGTCGCGACAGGTCCCCTTACATCGGAGCCCCTGGCAAAAGCGATCGACGCCCTGACCGGCGAAGAGGAGCTCGCCTTTTTCGATGCCATCGCCCCGATCGTGCACTTCGAGTCCATCGACATGGATGTGTGCTGGCGTCAGTCCCGCTACGACAAGGTTGGCCCCGGTGGCACGGGGGCCGACTACATCAACTGTCCCCTCGACAAGGCGCAGTACGATGCTTTCATCGCTGCGCTGCTAGCGGGCGAGAAGACGGAGTTCAAGGACTTCGAGAAGACGCCCTATTTCGAAGGCTGTCTGCCGATCGAGGTGATGGCGGAGCGCGGCGCCGACACGCTGCGCTACGGACCGCTGAAGCCGGTCGGCCTGACCAACGCCCACCGCCCGGACGAGAAGCCCTATGCGGTCATCCAACTTCGCCAAGACAACGCCCTCGGCACGCTCTGGAACATGGTCGGCTTTCAGACCAAGCTGAAATATGCCGAGCAGGTGCGCGTGTTCCGCATGATCCCGGGCCTCGAGAAAGCCGAGTTCGCGCGGCTCGGCGGTCTGCACCGCAACACGTTCCTGAACAGTCCCGTCCTGCTCGACGGCAGCTTGCGTCTCAAGGCGCGGCCGACTTTGCGCTTTGCCGGCCAAGTCACCGGGGTCGAAGGCTACGTGGAGTCCGCCGCGATCGGGCTAATCGCCGGACGTTTCGCCGCCGCCGAATGGCTGGGCCAGGCTGTGACGCCGCCGCCGCCCACGACGGCGCTGGGGGCGCTGCTGGCACACATCACCGGCGGACATTTGATCGTCGAAAGTGAGAGCGGCAGCCGCAGCTTCCAACCCATGAACGTGAACTTCGGTTTGTTTCCGCCCATCACCGTGCCGCACCAGCCCAAGACGAAAGAACCGCGCGCGGACGGTCGGCGCCAGACCAAAGCGCTCGCACGCAAGAACGCGATGTCGGCCCGCGCGCTCGCGGATTTGGAAAACTGGCTTGGCTCGGCGAGTTCGGTCGCCGCGGAGTAATTCCTATCGTGCGCGCATGAGACGCCACAGGCGTGTGAGCGGATTGATGCGCGCGATGTCGTGCAGCGGGTCTTTCACCTTCGCCAGCGCTTTGAGGTAAGGCTCCACGAGGGCGAGCGGCAGATACGCCGTCTGCCCTGCCGCGTCGAGGCCCGTCCCTTTCATGCCTTCGCCATGTAGGTGAAAATACGCCTCGCGCAGTGCGGCGTGCGCCTCCTCCCGCATGTCCGCTAGGAGCGCGATCAGCCCGGGCGTTGTGTTGCCCGCGAAGATGTCGGCGGGTGTCGTGCCCGCTTTCTCCAGCGCATCAGCGGCAAGATAGGTCCGCCCCTTGGCGGCCAGCGCCGGGAGGCTGCGCATCACCCGCACCCGCCCATAGGCCTGGCCTGCGGCTTGCGCGATGACACTCTGGTTCTCCCCTTCCGCGCCGACGATCTCCGCGGCAAGGGCGAAAAGCCCTCCTGTCGTATCGAAGAGGTAGGCGTCCAGGGTGCGCGTGTCGGGCATGACGGTTTCGCCAATATCGAAACTGCGCGCATCGATCAGCCCGGCGATCCGTTCCCGCGACAGGTCGCGCCGCGCGAGAACATCGCCGAAAGCGTCCGCCACGGGATGGCCTGTCGTCTCGCCTGCTTCGGCGCGCTCGAGCGCATCGCGCCACCATTGCAGCCGAATAGCCCCGAGGCCGGGTTCGCTGACCTGCTCGGCGATGCGGGCCAGTTCACCGTTGAGTGCAAACAGGGCGAAGAGATCGTCCCGCACTGGCGATGGCGCGAACAGCGCGGCGATGGCGCGGTCGGGATCGGCTTGACGGGCCATCCGTTGGACCGTTGCTTCTCGCTCCCGCTCCTTCACATCATGGCCTCAAAGCTTATGCGCGGGCCGTGGCCTCTGCGTCGCCCTTCTCCGCCTTGCCCTTGGCCGAGCTGGGGCTTCCGGAGAACGCTTCGCGCTGCACGCCGAGAATGAGCTGCATGGGCGATGCGACGAAGATCGACGAATAGGCGCCAACGACGATGCCGAAGCACATGGCGACGGCGAACCCGTAGATCGCCTCGCCGCCGAAGAACAAGAACGGCAGCATGGCGAGCAGCGTGGTGACGTGGGTGAGAATGGCACGCGACAGCATCTCGTTGATCGAGCGGTCGAGCAACTCTACGAGCGGCATGCGCTTGTACTTCCGCAGGTTCTCGCGGATCCGGTCGAAGATGACGACCTTGTCGTTCAGCGAGTAACCGATGATGGTGAGGATCGCCGCGATACTCGAGACGTTGAACTCGAGCTGCAGCAGCGCGTATAGGCCGATCGTAGCGGTGACGTCGTGCACCAGCGAAGCGATAGCGGCGACCGCGAACTGCCATTCGAACCGGAACCACACATAAATCAGGATGCCGATCATCGCGACGACGACAGCGAGCGTGCCGCCGGCGATCAGCTCGGACGAAATCGTCGGCCCCACGATTTCGGTCCGGCGATAAGTGACGCTGTCTCCCAGCGCCTCCTTGACCTTCGCGATCGAAGCTTGCTGCTCTTCCTCGGTCGGCTGGGAAGCGATGCGGATCAGCACTTCGTCGGGCGCGCCGAACTCCTGAATCTGAACTTCGCCTAGCCCGAGATCGCTGATCTTTCCGCGGATATCGGCAAGCTGTGCCGGATTCTCCTTGGTCTTCACCTCGATCAGCGTGCCGCCTTGGAAGTCGATGCCCATGTTGAGCCCGACGGTCGCGACCAGCACGAGAGGCACGACCGTGAGAAAGGCGGAAACGAACCAAGTGATCGCACGTTGACTGACGAAATCGATCTTGGTGTCGGGCGGAACGAGTGTGATGCCGCGAAACATGAGTGCTTCCTCTAAAGCGGGAGTTCTTTGGGCCGCTTCCAGCGCAGCCAAGCCGCAACCAGCATGCGTGTCACCGTTACGGCGGTGAACATCGATGCGAGAATGCCGATCGTGAGCGTCACGGCAAAACCGCGAACGGGGCCGGAGCCGAGCCAGAACAGCACGAGCACCGCGATCAGCGTCGTGACGTTCGAGTCGATGATGGCGATGAGCGCGCGCGAGTAGCCTGAATCGACGGCGGCAATCGGAGACTTCCCTGCCCGGATCTCTTCGCGGATGCGCTCGTTGATGAGCACGTTCGCATCGACCGCGATACCGATCACAAGCACGATGCCCGCGATACCGGGCAACGTCAGGGTCGCGCCCATGAGCGACAGTACGGCGAAGATCAGCGCCACGTTCACCAGCAGGGCGATATTGGCGAAGGCGCCGAACAGCCCGTAGGCGGCGAACATGAACAGCACGACCAGAAGCATGCCGGCGATGGCGGCCTTCTGGCCGCTATTGATGGAGTCGGCGCCAAGGCTCGCGCCCACGGTCCGCTCTTCGATCACGCTCAGCTTAGCCGGCAGCGCGCCCGAGCGCAGCAGAACCGACAAATCGTTCGCTTCCTGGACCGTGAAGTTGCCGCTGATCTGGCCCGAACCGCCCAAGATAGGCTCACGGATGACGGGAGCGGAGATGACCTTGTTATCGAGGACGATGGCGAAAGGCAGGCCCACGTTGTCCTGGGTCGCGCGGCCAAAGCGCTTCGCGCCCGCCGCATCGAACCGGAAATTCACGACGGGCTCGCCGTTACGGGCATCGAAGCCTGGTTGGGAATCGACGAGACTTTCGCCGCTTACCAGGACGCGGTCCTTCAGCACGTACGGGATCGGCGGCTCGTCCTCGGAATAGAGCAGCTCATCGCCCGGCGGGACCTTCTTGGTCATGGCGATCTCCGCCGCGTTCACGGAAGGATCGACGAGCTTGAATTCGAGCTTACCGGTCTCGCCGATGAGGCCCTTGAGGCGCTGTACGTCCGAGACGCCCGGCACCTGAACGAGGATACGGTCCCGCCCTTCCCGCTGGATGCTGGGCTCGGTCGTCCCGAACGCGTCCACGCGGCGGCGGATGGTCTCGATCGAGGCCTGGATCGCCGAGCTGATGCGCTCGTTCAAGCCGACTTCCGTAGCCGTCAGCGTGATCTGGTCGCCGCTCTTCGCGATGTCCATGTCGTTGCCGGAGAAGCCGCCGAACACGTCGTTGCCGACCGGCGCCACGAGCTTCCTCAGTTCGGTGTAGGCCTTGTCGACATCCTCTGGCTTGCGGATCCGGACCGAGACCGACCGATCCGCGGAATTCATGTCGAGATCGATGTAGCCGATCCGATTGCTGCGCAGCGTCTCACGCACATCGCCGCGGATCGTATCGAGCCAATCGTCCACGAGTTCCGTCTCGTCGATGCGGTAGAGCAGATGCGCGCCACCTTGGAGATCGAGGCCAAGATTGACCTGCTT carries:
- a CDS encoding putative molybdenum carrier protein translates to MVTVISGGQTGPDRAALEAAIATGTPHGGWCPKGGWAEDMPEPPGLLALYPNLRETPSDKPEQRTDWNVRDADALLVLVGQGGLEVSKGTERAMRHAKSLGRPVCVVSVAEQEADDRVRAFLSQFAGKPVCIAGPRESESPGLQAEALRVLQPVLQTLAA
- the secD gene encoding protein translocase subunit SecD, with the protein product MLHFQKWKVILVGAIVLAGFIFAAPNLFPSSALQGLPSWVPQKQVNLGLDLQGGAHLLYRIDETELVDDWLDTIRGDVRETLRSNRIGYIDLDMNSADRSVSVRIRKPEDVDKAYTELRKLVAPVGNDVFGGFSGNDMDIAKSGDQITLTATEVGLNERISSAIQASIETIRRRVDAFGTTEPSIQREGRDRILVQVPGVSDVQRLKGLIGETGKLEFKLVDPSVNAAEIAMTKKVPPGDELLYSEDEPPIPYVLKDRVLVSGESLVDSQPGFDARNGEPVVNFRFDAAGAKRFGRATQDNVGLPFAIVLDNKVISAPVIREPILGGSGQISGNFTVQEANDLSVLLRSGALPAKLSVIEERTVGASLGADSINSGQKAAIAGMLLVVLFMFAAYGLFGAFANIALLVNVALIFAVLSLMGATLTLPGIAGIVLVIGIAVDANVLINERIREEIRAGKSPIAAVDSGYSRALIAIIDSNVTTLIAVLVLFWLGSGPVRGFAVTLTIGILASMFTAVTVTRMLVAAWLRWKRPKELPL
- a CDS encoding aspartyl/asparaginyl beta-hydroxylase domain-containing protein, whose translation is MERATKKAIRRFAIAGVVLFLGLVFLPLLTIFYLGCGLIDVMRNKRRDAMVFRKYFLGNGITTWLLSPLNLFIDLFSYHNKGVYKLDDLPPEWREEVDQVLDVFREQKDTILTEIDESFEDGRRGMYVYEWYGKRKEHSVEALKRDYKYVKTVAVSVFSGKESTSFHYGPLRMTLRVLYNLTPVDTDQVYIQCGWEKHFWRDDPLYIFDDTLIHRSVNDYDARRFVVFMDIMRPTAHPAFLNKLIAGVSVLVERANAVFYKNWKMLRPGAKSTEPPAPRSEAA
- the trmFO gene encoding methylenetetrahydrofolate--tRNA-(uracil(54)-C(5))-methyltransferase (FADH(2)-oxidizing) TrmFO — protein: MTTTTTETVHVIGGGLAGSEAAWQLAKAGVPVTLHEMRPERQTDAHKTDGLAELVCSNSFRSDDFEANAVGLLHEEMRRSGSIVMASADAHKLPAGGALAVDRDGFSAAVTEALETHPLVQIARGEIGGLPPEAWRSVIVATGPLTSEPLAKAIDALTGEEELAFFDAIAPIVHFESIDMDVCWRQSRYDKVGPGGTGADYINCPLDKAQYDAFIAALLAGEKTEFKDFEKTPYFEGCLPIEVMAERGADTLRYGPLKPVGLTNAHRPDEKPYAVIQLRQDNALGTLWNMVGFQTKLKYAEQVRVFRMIPGLEKAEFARLGGLHRNTFLNSPVLLDGSLRLKARPTLRFAGQVTGVEGYVESAAIGLIAGRFAAAEWLGQAVTPPPPTTALGALLAHITGGHLIVESESGSRSFQPMNVNFGLFPPITVPHQPKTKEPRADGRRQTKALARKNAMSARALADLENWLGSASSVAAE
- the secF gene encoding protein translocase subunit SecF, translated to MFRGITLVPPDTKIDFVSQRAITWFVSAFLTVVPLVLVATVGLNMGIDFQGGTLIEVKTKENPAQLADIRGKISDLGLGEVQIQEFGAPDEVLIRIASQPTEEEQQASIAKVKEALGDSVTYRRTEIVGPTISSELIAGGTLAVVVAMIGILIYVWFRFEWQFAVAAIASLVHDVTATIGLYALLQLEFNVSSIAAILTIIGYSLNDKVVIFDRIRENLRKYKRMPLVELLDRSINEMLSRAILTHVTTLLAMLPFLFFGGEAIYGFAVAMCFGIVVGAYSSIFVASPMQLILGVQREAFSGSPSSAKGKAEKGDAEATARA
- a CDS encoding squalene/phytoene synthase family protein — encoded protein: MARQADPDRAIAALFAPSPVRDDLFALFALNGELARIAEQVSEPGLGAIRLQWWRDALERAEAGETTGHPVADAFGDVLARRDLSRERIAGLIDARSFDIGETVMPDTRTLDAYLFDTTGGLFALAAEIVGAEGENQSVIAQAAGQAYGRVRVMRSLPALAAKGRTYLAADALEKAGTTPADIFAGNTTPGLIALLADMREEAHAALREAYFHLHGEGMKGTGLDAAGQTAYLPLALVEPYLKALAKVKDPLHDIARINPLTRLWRLMRAR
- a CDS encoding ion transporter — encoded protein: MRLLYHGHSRAAHRFRYGIVVFDLITIAFIIATSFTPDAPWIEYLDVCFGVLILIEFCARIWVSPHPAREFTHFATWADIVAILSFLAPIVGEGLGFLRVLRTVRLLHTYQLLSNLRVDFPFFRRNEETVIAVINIIVFLFITTGLVYETQHYRNPAIANYVDALYFTVTTLTTTGFGDITLEGSFGRLIAVCIMIFGVTLFLRLLQTLLRPQKVRYPCPGCGLQRHEVDAVHCKACGEKLNIPDEGRF
- a CDS encoding Gmad2 immunoglobulin-like domain-containing protein — protein: MTHATMRMMLAGGVLGASLMLGAVPAIAMGSFVEGEETDNCSNEDGAFDEAAFVIATGPKPGERVESGFDVTGCSRTFESNVQWKLLARDGAVLASGHTTGGGADGPGAFSFSIPYTVTVQQLGHLEVFEEDVSDGEGFPPGRTVIPLVLKP